GGGGGCATGCTGCTCAGCGAGCCCGTTGTGGTTGGCCGGGAACAGCCGGAGCGACTGGTGGGCAAGGCGCTGATCAACCGCATCAAGGCCATGCTGCAAACCAAAGCGTTCGACATCGTGCATTTCTCCGGCCACTCCACCAGCTTGCCTGATGGCAGCACCTATCTGGTCCTGCCCGGCGACGAGGGCGAACCGTATCCGGTGTCTGTGCGCGAGTTCGCTCATTGGGTAGAAGAGGGTGACTGCAAACTGGTGGTGTTGTCGTCATGCCGGGGCTCTTCATTGCGCAGCGCCATTGAGATCATGCGCGGCGGCGCCGAGGCGGTGCTGGGGTTTCGCTGGGAAGTCGACGAGCACGACTGCACCGAGTATTTCGAGCAGTTTTATGAGGCTTATTTGCGGCGAGGACGGCCTTTTTCACAGGCGTACCGTGACGCCTGCCGAGCCACCCAGCGCCTGCATTTCAGTTCCCCGTTGTGGGCGTCCGCCGTGGCTGTAGTCCGGGACTAGTTTGCCTGCTGGAGAGACACATGCTGCCCTTTGTCGCAAAACTGCTTGGTGCAGGGACAAAAACCGATGGATCGCTCGATTCCCCGGCATGGCGTGGCCGCAATTTCTGCAGCGACCTGATCCCCAGCGAGGCCGCCGCCGACCCGCAATACCAGGCCGTAAAAGGCGATGAATTCAAGGCGGAGCAGTGTTATTTCAGCGTGCGTATCGCCGAAGTACGTCTGGCCGAAGCCGGTAGTTATATCGCCACCTACTTGCCGATGTGCAGTTGCTTTCTGCGCTATCGCTATGGCGATGACGTCCGTGAAGTCCCGTTCATCATCAACTACGACACCATCCGCGGCGAACTGAATGCCGGCGCCGATCAGCGGGGCGGGCAGCATATTGAATTCAAGAATCTGTATATCGTTCGCGATGCGCCGCTCAAGGCCGGCGGCCTTGTCATGCACACCGCGCTTTGCCGCATGAGCGACACCACTTTCGCCAGCGGCATGCTGGACTTCATTGGCGATGCCGCCGGCACCATCGGCGGCGCCGCAGCAGGACTGATTGCGCGCACAGGCGTGGATATGACCAAGCGGCTGGGTAAGCTGCTGGGGGCGGGCGGCGTGACCACCCGGTTTGGCATTTATGACGGCTCGGCGCTGCAGAAAAGTGGCTATCGCGTCTTTGCCGGCGCCGACGTCACCCAGGATGCCGAGCTGGAAATAGAACAAGGTCAGCTAAAACAAAAAAACGCCCAGGGTCAGACGGTGGTCATCGACGATATGGATTACATCCTGGTGGCCTTTGAATACCGCAAAAGCATGTGCGACAGCGCATTCTCAGGCGCCAGCATGCCGTTCAATACGATCTGGGATGAGGTCAAATCCAGGTTGATCCGCGGCAGCCCGGATGCACAAGAAGCGCTGAACCGCCTGCTTGATGCCATTGCCAGATCCGCCGACCTTATCGAGCCTGACCGGCTGACCATGGTCAGCACCTACCTGGAAGAATACAAGCGCTGGAAAACCACCCTGCTGGGCGGTGATGTCGTCAAAGGCGGCACTGACCAGCACAACGAACTGGCCGACGGCCTGGATCGCATCGCGATTTCAAAAGGCCTGACCACCACCACGCGAAGCCTTCTGAAAGAAACCGCATCGCGTATCGGCAGCAAAAAAAGCCTGCTGCAAACCACCGGATTCGAAGCCCTCACCACCGACGCCCTGTCAGAAAGGGCAGCAACCATCCGCGCAAAACTGGATGCGAAGCTGGAAGAAGGAAGCGCCACCCCGGATTCACTGGCAGAGGCATCCGCCCGGGTCGTTGCCATGGCGCTTTCCTCGCAGGTTTAGATGGCGTGCCAGACACGTGAGCCACGTTCAAAACCGGAGCCTCGTGATATTTCATTTCATTTTTTGTCAATTAAACGTAACGGCATAGAAATGAAATATTGCTTTTCAGGAAGAAAAAACCTAGCCTGCGCAACAACAGAAGAAACCAGCCCATCGTCGGCGCAATCGCCCTGCGCAATGCAGGCACGATGGTCTGGTTGAAAACGAAAACGCAGGATGGAACCGATTGATCTCCCTTCATATGTGCCGGTTGGCCCGGCGGCGCGGCGTACGGCTGCTTGCTGTTTTGTTGTGCGGTTTGTTTTCTGTGGCCCATGCAGGCCAATCTGCCCAAGGAGCCCCGGCAGACCGGTTTGCGATTTTCTGGCGCGTCCAGAAGCCGGGTGTTGCACCTTCCTGGGTGTTAGGCACGTTGCACGTGCATGATCCGCGCGCAACGACCTTGCTCGCGCGTGTCCGGCCATTTATCCAGCAATCCGGGCGTGTTTATACAGAAACGAGACTCGACAGCGAGATGTTTAAAGCGGTCGGTGATGCGCTGCGCACACCAGGCAAAATCGCGGTGGAAAACGAGCTCGATAGCGCGCATCTGGCGAAGCTCAAGGCGCAACTGGTCGCCCGGAAAATTGACCCGGGCATGACTGGAACGCTGGCGAGCTGGGCGACCAACGTGGTGTTGATGTACGCGCCCGACACCAGACCGACACACATTATTGATATGCAGATCGCGACCGAGGCCGTAGCTGACAAAAAGCAATATGCGGGGCTGGAAAGCGTGCAAACTGCGCTTGCCGTGTTTCAGGGTGTGCCGGAACCCCGGCAGATACTGATGTTGAAAGACTTGCTGGATCATCCCCGTGGGCCGGACACGCAAGAACCGCTGGCCGCGCGCTATTTCACCGATACGCTGCCTGCCGGTTTTCTGCAGCAGCTGACTGATTACCCTTCCACGCTACCGCCGCAGGATCTGGCCTGGTTCAAGGATTATTACTACCGGGTGCTTCTGGATCAGCGTACGGCGGGTTTTTACCGGGGACTGGACCAGCCCTTGCAACATGGCGGTTGTTTCGTTGCTGTCGGCATCGGTCACCTTGCCGGTGAGCACGGGTTGATCGCACTGTTGCGTCATGCCGGATACCAGGTCACCCCGCAGTCGTTGAACTGACCGGCTTCATTCCCCGCTCCTGGCAAGTGTATGCGTCTGACACCTAAACAAATATTGATTGTTTTTCTTGGGTTGCTGCCTGCGCTGGCCTGTGCCACAACCGATGATCGCACTGGCGTGCTGGATAACGGCCTGAGCTACCGCATTCGCCATACCAGCCGCCCGATCGGTGTGGCTGCATTTCGGCTGTTGGTCAATGCGGGTGAAGTGGATGTGACAGACCCGGCATTGCAGGGCGCAGCGCATCTGATCGAACACATGGCATTCCGGGATACGGATGCTTTTCCGGGTGGCGAACTGGTGCCCTGGCTGCGTAGTCAGGGTGTGTTGTTCGGGCCTGATCTGAACGGGCAAACGCGCACCGGCTTTACCAGTTTCCAGTTTTCCCTGCCGGTTCGTGCGGATACAGACTTGTTGCGCGGGCTGGATGCGCTGCACGGGATCGCAGGCGGCATCCGGTTCAGGGAAGAACTGTTCAAGCCAGAACAGCGGGTGGTGGCGCAAGAGGAGCGGGGCGTTCACGACAATCCGTGGTCTATGGCCTGGATGGACAATCTGCATCTTTATATGCGCGGTACCGGCGCGGAGAACTGGTCATTTGGCACGCCCGACAGCATTCGGGCTTTCAGGGCGGCAGATGTGGCGGCGCTGTACCACAAACTGTACCGGCCAGAGCGCATGACTGTGGTGGTGGCGGGCGACATTGATACCGCATGGTGCGAGGCGCAAATCCGTCAGCGCTTTGCCGACCTGGGGCAGGGCCCGGTGGCAGCGTGGCAACGGCCTGCCTGGCCTGCACTGACAGAGACCGTTTTCAGTCATGTCAGCGTGCCGGACCGCCAGGGTGACTTGATCAATCTGTCCCTGCAATGGCCGCCTTTGCCCGCGCCAGGGCCAGAGCGGGACCGGATTGGTTACCGTTATGCATTTTTGCGCTACGCCCTGCAGCAGAGTCTGCGAATCAGCGTGGATTGGGCATGGCGCGATGACGGCCAGACGATGTTCAGCCTGTCCTGGCCAGCAAGGAGCCTGAGCAACTGGCTGGAAGCCGACGCAACGCCGGACAAACTCTTCAAGTTGCCGGAAAACGCGCTGCAGTCTTTTGCCCGTGTCCCGATGGATCAAGCCACGGTAGAACAACTGAAAAAAGAATACCTGGGTAGCGTGCGGCAATGGCATGACACCATGCGGGACGAAGCCAGCAGCGAAGCGGATATCCTGTTGCGTACCGCCCAGGGGCGTAATCCGCCCACCGATGCCAGCGCAGAATGGCCTGCGGTCAACGCTGCACTGGCCGGCATGGATGGCCAACAGTTGTCGCAATTGCTCGTGCCCATGCTGGCGCGACCGCGTTATGTCCAGCTGATCCATGAGCAAAAATACGACAAGGTCGTGCCGACCGAGGCGCAAGTACAAGCCTGGTATCGCCAGTATCGTGCTTCCACACTGTCACCGGCACTGACCCGCTATGCGCCGGTTCCGTTGCCGCCCGCGCGCTATCCTGCCGCGCCGGTTGCCAGTCAGCAGCAACTGGGTGATGTCACCGAGATCATCCTGGCCAATCACCTGCGGGTGCTGGTGCGCCCCATGAAATCGCCGCGCCAGACGGCGTACTTTTACATGATGGCGCCGGGTGGCATGGATCAGTTTCCAGTAGATGCATGGGGCGGTGCGCTGGCTGCCAGTGGTGTCATCAACGATATGCCGGTGGCCGGGGTGCCACATGTGGACCTAGTGCAGACGCGGCTGGCGGCCGGCGTGAACTTTGAGCCATATGTGGTCGGTGATGTGCAGGGTTTTCGGGGTAGTGCGCCGGTAGATCAGTTTGAGACCGTACTGGCGGAAATCCACCATCGTTTAACGCTGACCCCTGATTCTTCGCAGGCTGGCTGGGGCCGGCCAGGTAATCTGCAAAATCCGTCCGTCACACCTGATCCGTACAAGGCGCTGATGGAAGGCGTGGTCAAGCCGGCCGCGTTCAATGGCGACTACCGGGCCACCGAAGCAGATAGCCGCTGGTATAGCGAGTACAAAAGCTGGATGACAGAGGCGGCATTCAAACGGCTCTTTGGCAGTCCGGGGCAATTTACCCTGGTGATTACCGGTGCCGTCTCTGCAGCAGAAATCAGGCCACTGCTGGAAAAATGGCTGTCCGGCATCCCGGCTGAACCGGCGACCCACCCGCCGGTAGTGACACCGTGGCAGCCCGTGAACGGTGGCGAACATATCGCTTATCGGCCAGGCGCCAGTGCCGCGGCAGACCGCATCCTGTTTGCTACCGCCCAGTCGTGGTCGCCAGAGCATGTGGTTCATCTGGCTGTGTTGTCCCAGGTGTTGAGCGCCCGCGTGTACACCGACCTGAGAAACGCGACTGGCGCCAGTTACACGCCCTATATCAGTTCGGATTTATCGGGAAATGGTCTGGCGACCGTGCAGATCAACTTTGACGCTGATCCGGAGCACGAAGCTGCGCTGCTGGCGGCCGCGCGGCAGTTGTGCCAGTCGCTCACCCAAACGCCGGTGTCCGGGCCGTAGCTGGCACAAGCGAATTCGATTGTACAAAAGCAATTGACCGTACAAGCCAAGGAACCGGGGCCGAATGCCTGGTGGATCGCCCGTCTGACCACGCTGGGCTTTGCGCCAGATGTCGAGTCCATTACCCAGTCAGCGCTTGATGCGCTGACACCTCAAAGCTTGCGCGCGATTGCCAGCATCTATCTGGATGAGCGCCGGATGACCATTGGCCGTTTGCTTCCTGGTACATCGCCGCAGGTGCCGGAGTCTGCGCATGTGGTGGCATCAGCGCGGCAGTAAGTCTTGTCAGACCGGACCACAAGGGCAGACATGAAATGACGCGGGCGCGATGAGGTGTCGTCGCCCGCGTGCATGAAATGCCCGATATCCCTTGAAGCGCGATGCTCGATCAGTGAAACAGGATTGCGATCAGGATGATGACGGGGATGGGTACACCCAGTAAAAACAGCAGCAGGGAACGCATGGCAGTCTCCTGATTGGTTAGTTGCTGACAATGGCGGGGCGGTCGCGGTGTTTGCCGCCCATGGTGGCAAACCAGCTGGCAAAGAACGCGCCGCATAACAGGGCTACGAACATCCACAGTGCGCTGTAGGCCGCGGCCTTGCGGGCTTTATCGGCGGCGTTGCGGGCGGCGATGTCGGCATCGTTCAGTGCGCGTGTGAGGCGGTCGTAGGTTTGCGCCACGCGTGCTTCGGCGGCGGGCTGGTCAAGGCCGGTCTGGCGGGCGACGACGCTACCCAGATACTGTTTGTCCTGCGCGTCCAGATGCCCCACGCGCAGCGCGTTGGCGAAGATGCGGCCGGCTTCGATGCGGTTGCCGGGGCCGGTGGTCTGGGCGTCGGTCGGGGCTTGATTGGTCCGGAACAAGGTATCGACAAAATAGCGGCTGGCGGCGTTATCCGGGTTGCTGTCAGTCGCTGCTGCGACCTGGGCGCCACCCGTGGCAATGCCGGCCGCCGCGCCGCGCAGGGCGCTGGCGCCGGCCTGGGCGCCGCCACTGAGCACGGTGCCGATGGCGCTGGTCAGCACGGCTGCCGTAATCAGCGTGGCGACAGCCCAGACCAGCAGTCCGTGCGCAGTATCGCGGAAATACACTTCGTCCACATGGATATCGACCCAGCTATTGCGCAAGCGCCCGGCCAGATAGCCGCCCAGCCCGGACGCAATGATTTGCGTCAGCGCCAGCCACACAATGGTAGATACCCCGATGGCCGATGCCGTGGCGCCGCTGTCTGCCCATGGCGAAACGGCCGACAGGCCAAGGCCGAAGCCAAGAATCAGCAAGATAAACGCCAGCGCTGCCGCAGTGGCGGCGCCTGCCAGCACCGCGCCCCAGGACAAACCGCTGGTCAAGGTGTGGGACAGGCGCGGCGCCAGGCCGGGTACGTTGGGTTCTGTTGCAAGAGGTGGGGTGGGACGCATGATGCAGGTCTCCTGTTGTCGATGTCATGCCTTGGTGCGCGCCGTCACTTGCCGGATTTGACGCCGGTCTGCGTGCCGCTGCCTTCGGTTTTGTCGTAGGTGGGTTCGCCATCCGGCGCGCCGATGTGCGAACCTTGGCTGTCATCGTTCTGGTTGTCGGCGTGATGGCCGGTTGTGTGGTGCCGATCCGAGTGGCTGTGCGCTGCGTGCCCGCTTGGGCGATGGCGTTGTTCCTTCTCCATGATCAATCTCCGTCGTGATGTCAGGGTGGCGAGGCCCTTGAAGCATTCAAGTCAGCTTAAGGCGCAGGGTGTGGCTGGGCGGTCCGGTGGCGACGGACTGTGTTGTCAGAGAGCCGACCCGTTTGCGTAGTCTTCCGGGCGTTACGGTTGCCAGCGCAATCAGGCAGTTTCTGGTGCTCGCTCGCGGCCGGTAATGCGGCCCATGGCCAGAACGCGCATGAACTGGGTCAGCAGGTCGTCGGTTTGCCCGTTGGTGGCGACCAGAATGGCGTTGTCGTGCCCGCCATCGGGCAGGGTGGCCGGTAACTGGGCGGCCTGGAACAAGTCTTTGCCGCCGCCCAGCGCCAGCATCGGTTTGCCATGCCGGTACTGCAGCCGGGCGAACTCCAGCGCTAGTGGGTCGGTGGCAAGCTGGTTCGCGCCGGCATCGCCCGCGGCCACGATCACGCCGTCGTAAAGTACGGGCGAGGTGGCGCTCAATACGGTGGCCGGCAGTGTCGCGTGGGCCTTGCTGCCCGGACTGGCGCGGCTGGTCACAATCTGGGTGACGGCGCCTTTGTCGTGCAGTGTTTTCAGGACCTGTTCCAGTTGTTGGTGATCGGCGTCTTCGCCTTGCAAGATGGCGACCTTGCGGGTGTGGATGCCGGTCTTGCCGGGCAAATGACGCAAAGACAAGGCAGGCGAGGGCGCGAAATCAGGGATCGGGGCGTCGGTGGCCAGGGGCATTGGCTCTGGCACTGCAATGCCCAGCCCCTGGGCGACTGCGCTGGCCAGGCGCGGGTTGATGTTGGCCAGCATGGAGACCACGCGTGTCTGGATGGCAGGTGTTTGCACGTGGCCCAGTTCAAAGCAAAAGGCGTTGATGATGTGGTTTTGCTCGGCGTCGGTCTGGCTGCGCCAGAACAGGCGCGCTTGCGAGTAATGATCGGCAAATTTCTCCGGCTTGCCGCGCATCTTGTCGGCGTGGATCGCTTCCGGAAAACTGGCAAAACCGGCCTGGCCAGTCTGGAACGGGCAACCGCCACCCAAAGAGTTGGGTTCATACGCCACCCGGCCCCGGTTCAGTGCCTGCCGGTGTATGCCGTCGCGCTGGTTGTTGTGAACGGGCGCGATCGGCGCGTTGATGGGCAGTTCATGAAAATTGGCGCCGCCCAGCCGGCTGATCTGCGTATCGACATACGAGTGAATACGCCCTTGCAGCAGCGGATCATTGCTGAAGTCGATGCCGGGGATGATATGCGCCGTGCAAAACGCCACTTGCTCGGTCTCGGCAAAGAAATTGTCCGGGTTGCGATCAAGCACCATCTTGCCGACGATCTGCAGCGGCGCCAGTTCTTCCGGCACCAGTTTGGTCGGGTCCAGCACGTCAAATTCGAACTGTTCGGCTTCTTCCGCGGTAAATACCTGCAAGGCCAGTTCCCATTCCGGGTATTCGCCCGACTCAATCGCCTCCCACAAATCCCGGCGGTGATAGTCCGGATCTGCGCCGCAAATGCGCAAGGCTTCGTCCCAGACCAGTGAATGCGTGCCGGCCAGTGGCTGCCAGTGAAACTTGCAGAACACCGCCTCGCCGTCCTGGTTGATCAGCCGGAACGTATGCACGCCAAAACCCTGCATGGTGCGGTAGCTGCGCGGAATGGCGCGGTCAGACGTGTGCCACATCAGCATATGGGCGGTCTCGGGTGAGAGCGAGGCGAAATCCCAGAATGTATCGTGCGCGCTGGCGGCTTGCGGAATGCCATTGTTGGGCTCCGGTTTCACCGCGTGGATCAGGTCGGGGAACTTCATGGCATCCTGGATGAAGAACACGGGGATGTTGTTGCCGACCAGATCCCAGTTGCCTTCATCCGTATAGAACTTCACCGCAAAACCGCGCACGTCGCGCACGGTGTCGGCCGAGCCGCGCTCGCCAGCAACGGTAGAGAAACGCACAAATACCGGCGTGCGCTTGCCGGCGCTGGCCAACGGCGCCGCGCGGGTCAGGCTGGAGAAATCACCATAACTTTCAAAATACCCGTGCGCCGCCGAGCCCCGTGCATGCACTACACGCTCCGGAATGCGCTCGTGGTCAAAGTGGGTGAGTTTCTCGCGCAGGATGAAGTCTTCCATCAGCGTCGGCCCGCGCAGCCCGGCCTTGAGCGAACTCTGGTTGTCGGCCACCGGTGTACCCTGATTGGTGGTCAGCGGCTGGTCGGTGTCGTCGGTCCGTACCCGGTCCAGCGCGCCGGCGATCGGGCTGGCGCCGCTGGACACTTTGCCATCGCCCGTTTTGGGGCTGGCGGTGGCTTCCGTTACCGTGCTGGCATGGGCCAGAGCGCTGGCCGCACGGGCTGTTTCGCCCTGATGCGGCGTACGCGCTTGCGCGCCGTACTCGGCTTTTTTGGTGGCGTTCCATGGGATATTCCGCGCCAGTTGTTCCTGGGCGCGTGCTTGTTCGTCACGTGCCTGAATAAGGGTGCTGGCTGACCTGGTGTCAGCATGTTTGCGGGGGCGTGTCGCCATGATCGGACTCCTTGCGGCTGAAGGGTGGGCTGCGGACACCAAAAAAGGTGTGCCATGCGCCAGGGGTTGAACGCGCATGGCGTGCAGTGCAGCCAGTTTCAGAGCACCTTAAACCCGGGTTCGGGCGCTGTAGGCCCGGTATCGGCGGACTGTCCTGTCGGAGAAACATCCCCGGCGCGTAGTCCTGCTGCAAGAAGGCACGTCACCCTACATACGCGCACGCGCTCTCTGACGTGCAACTCCTGCCGCTGCTGATCCGGGGCGCTGAGATCCAGTCGTAGGCTGGTGGTATGGGGTGGTCAGATTTTCCTGCCCGCAATGCCACTTTTTGAATGGAGCAACGCCATGAGAATGCCGCATTTACGCGGGAGCCGGATCGCCCGCAAACAGGCCAGATACCCGCAATACACCGTGACGCCTACGCCGCCGCAAGTCGAAGCGGAGGGCGAGGGGTTGGACAGCAGCGCACGCGCGCTGGAGCGCGATCTGACCCGTTATCAACTGTCTGACCGGCGCTATATGACCGAGGCTGACTACCAACGGGAAACGCGGGAAGAGTACGACCGGTATTTTGATCTGGACGATCAACCGTTTCGTCTGAAAAGAACCGGCCCGCAGTAATGCAACCGCCCCGCAAGGCGCAGTGATTGCACTATCCGGGGCGGTTCACGGTCTGTGGTCGCGGTCTGCGGTTGGTGCTGGCCCGAATATGCACTGTTAGTGCTTCGGGCTTTTCACGCTGACCGTCTTTCCCTGTTTGTCTGTATCAATGCTGGAACCACTGCCACCAGTGGCGCTTTCCGTTGCCTTGCCGTGGGCGGAGACATCTTCTTTGCCAATGCCGGTGCCCGCGTTTTCGCCAGTAAGCGGGTTGGTGCCGGTGCCAATGCTGCGGGTGGGGCCTTTGACTGCATCTGTGCTGGCGCCCATGCCGGTGCCGCCGCCATCACCGGCGCTTGATCCCTTGTCGGTCATCCATTCTGGCGTCTGGTCTGGCGCAAGATGGCCAGAGTACGGCTGGATGCTGGGGTGCGGTTTGGGCGAGGTTGCGGGCTGGGTCGTATTCTTGCCGGCAGATTCAACGCGGGCAGGGCGCGCGGGTATATGAGTGGCCATGACGGTTCTCCGGGTGACACCTGGTGGGTGGTGGGCATGCGCGTTAGGCATACCCGATCACCTTACGGCGCCGGGCCGCTGAAAACGGTCCGGCTGCGGATGAGTCCGCTGTCAGTCAGAGTGGCCGCGGGTGTAGTCCGTCATGACGCGCGCTTACCAGGCGTGCAGGGCAGAAAGCAGCGCAATGGTCAGATACAGCACACCACCGGCAAACAGGCACAAGATCACGATGATTGAAGTGGTGGCGCGCGGCACGAAATCATCATCCAGCCGCAGTCTGGGCAAGTGAAGGCCGGGGCGGTGCAGTGGTTTGAGGTGCAGGATGTCCATGGTTTCCCCCGCTGTGTGTTGAGCGTGTTTGTTCATTTTAGAACCGTCATGGTCGATTTGCTGTCGGCCCTGGCGCTGGCAGCGCATCAGTGGCGTACGTCTATCGGAAACACAAAAAGCACGGCGTTATCCCGGCAGGTCCGTGGCTGGCAAACCCGTGCCGGACTGCAACTACGGCCTGACTTTGATGCATCTGGCCGCCTTGCTGGAACAGTGGCCTGCGCAAAGCGGTGCAGGAATAACGGAAGCGTGCTGTCAGCAAGCCGCCAAGCCGTTACTTCAACATGAATACGAACATGGCAATGACCGCGACCAGCATGACGGCAGTACCGGCCCAGCCCAGTACCGCCAGATGGCCCGGGATGGGGAAAATGCCCATGACTTTGCGGTTGGTGGCGATCAGCATGATGGCGATCATGGCCGGTACGGCCACCACCCCGTTGATGACCGCGCTCCAGAACAACGCGGCCATGGGGTCGATGTGGATCAGGTTCATCAGCACGCCGATCGCGATCGCGCCGACGATGAGCCCGTAAAAGCGTTTGGCCTCACGGGCGCGATGAGACAGGCTGTTGGGCCAGCCGAGCGAACCGGCAATGCCATACGCGGCCGATGCCGCCAGCACCGGCACACCCAGCAACCCGGTGCCGATAATGCCGCAGGCAAACAGGGCAAAGGCGAAGGTGCCGGCGACGGGTCGCAGGGCCTCGGCGGCTTGCGCGGTGGTCTTGATGTCGGTTACGCCGTGCTGGTGCAGCGTGCAGGCGGTGGCCACCATGATGCAGTAGGCAATCAGCGTGGAAAACGCCATCCCGGTCAGGGTGTCGCTGCGAATGCGTGCAAAGGCATCCGGGTGCTGGTGGGGCGCTTCGATCAGTGGCTCGCGCTCCGGATGCAGATGGATTTCTTCCACCTCTTGCGAGGACTGCCAGAAAAACAGATAGGGGCTGATGGTGGTGCCCAGAATGGCCACGATGGTGGTCAGGTATTTGTTCTCCCAGCGCAGCGGCGGCAGCACCGTGGTCTTGAGTACGGCAAGCCAGGGCACCTTGATGATCAGCACAACGGCGACATACGCAAACAGGGTGAGCGTCAGCCATTTCAGAATGCTGCAATAACGCGGGTAGGGCATCAGCACCATGCCCAGGGTGCAGAAAACGCCAAAGCCGCTGACAAACCAGAGCCGCTCTTCTGAGTGGGTCAGCAGCGCCATGCTGTCGCCCATGGCCGCCAGATCCGCGCCCACGTTGATCATGTTGGCAACAAACATGGGCAGGATGACGATGTAAAACCAGAACCCCTGATAGTGGCCTTTCAGTAGCGAGGCCAGGCCGGAGCCCGTGGTGCGGCCAATGCGGGCGCAGATCGCCTGGATGGCAAACATCAACGGGAAACAAAGCAGCAAAGACCAGAGTGTATCAAAGCGGAATGCCGCGCCCGCCTGGGAATACGTGGCGATGCCGCTGGGGTCGTCATCTGCCGCCCCGGTAATCAGCCCTGGCCCCAATCGCTTTAGCCATTTGCTATTTAGTTTAGCCATGCGACACCTCTAGATGCGCTGCGGGTGTTCAGATGCTAAATGCTTGTTGGTGACAAATAAATCAGCAGCTGACTGGATGCATGCACAGTGTTTGTGGGTGGCGGCAGGTAGGCGGGCACTGACACTGCTGGTTTGGGGCAATGAGGCAACATTTTGCTCAACCCGCCGGTTTTTTCTTGCGGGTACGCGGGGCTGGGGCAGTGGGTTGTGCCCGTCGGTGGCGGGCAAAGAAATCCCACATCAACTTGCTGGCATCCGGGCCGTGGTCCGCATGAAATTTGATCGTGCCGTCACCGCCGCTCCAGGCATGGCCCAGTTCGCTGACACGGCAGACCCGCAGCAGCAGTTTGCGGCGGACCACGTAGTCATCAATCTGATAACTCTGTGCCTTGCGGCCACGCCCACTGCGCTTGAGCACGGTTGGCCGGGCGTCGCTGCTCTGCAACTGGTTCAGCGTCATGAATTGCTGCACCAGTTGATGCTGGTTGATCGGGCGCACCACCTTGTCGGCGTGCCCCTGGATCAAAATCGCTGGCATGCGCAGCGCAGTACCCAGCCGGAGCTGTGCTGGCGCCATGGCGCTGCTGGTGCCGTGCACGGAACCGCTTTGCATCACCATCAAGGCCGTTAGCTTGCCATTGCCCGCGCCATAGACCGGCCCCGAATGCAGGCCAACGGCGGCAATCTGGTGCGGGTAATGCAACGCCAGAATATGCGCCATGCCGGCGCCGGCAGAAATACCCGCCACATAGACCCGCGCCGGGTCCAGACCGTGCTGCGCCAGCACTTTCTGTATGGCGCCCATGATCAACGGTACTTCACCGCCGCCTTCCTGCACGGATTTGTCATACCACGGCCAGCAGCGCTGCGAATGACGATGCAAGGCCTGCTGCGGGTAGAGCACGGCAAAACCCTTTTGTCCGGCCAGCAGGTTCATGCGGGTGCCCAGCGCGAAATCATTCGCGTTCTGCCCGCAACCATGCAGCATGACCAGTAGCGGGGCGTCTTTATGCTGTCTGGGCAGGTACAGCTTGTAGCCCAGCCGTTGATAAGACAGCGGCTGATCCAGGCTGGTGGTGTGAAACCAGGATGTGCTCC
The Silvimonas iriomotensis genome window above contains:
- a CDS encoding NRAMP family divalent metal transporter translates to MAKLNSKWLKRLGPGLITGAADDDPSGIATYSQAGAAFRFDTLWSLLLCFPLMFAIQAICARIGRTTGSGLASLLKGHYQGFWFYIVILPMFVANMINVGADLAAMGDSMALLTHSEERLWFVSGFGVFCTLGMVLMPYPRYCSILKWLTLTLFAYVAVVLIIKVPWLAVLKTTVLPPLRWENKYLTTIVAILGTTISPYLFFWQSSQEVEEIHLHPEREPLIEAPHQHPDAFARIRSDTLTGMAFSTLIAYCIMVATACTLHQHGVTDIKTTAQAAEALRPVAGTFAFALFACGIIGTGLLGVPVLAASAAYGIAGSLGWPNSLSHRAREAKRFYGLIVGAIAIGVLMNLIHIDPMAALFWSAVINGVVAVPAMIAIMLIATNRKVMGIFPIPGHLAVLGWAGTAVMLVAVIAMFVFMLK
- a CDS encoding extracellular catalytic domain type 1 short-chain-length polyhydroxyalkanoate depolymerase produces the protein MLKSLKRLMLGGIASMSKAQLRQQKQLTRILLGPKRRKSRKSPASATTTRPARPSKKPATASSAATSLPGKWSTSWFHTTSLDQPLSYQRLGYKLYLPRQHKDAPLLVMLHGCGQNANDFALGTRMNLLAGQKGFAVLYPQQALHRHSQRCWPWYDKSVQEGGGEVPLIMGAIQKVLAQHGLDPARVYVAGISAGAGMAHILALHYPHQIAAVGLHSGPVYGAGNGKLTALMVMQSGSVHGTSSAMAPAQLRLGTALRMPAILIQGHADKVVRPINQHQLVQQFMTLNQLQSSDARPTVLKRSGRGRKAQSYQIDDYVVRRKLLLRVCRVSELGHAWSGGDGTIKFHADHGPDASKLMWDFFARHRRAQPTAPAPRTRKKKPAG